Proteins from a genomic interval of Clostridium sp. 'deep sea':
- the ruvX gene encoding Holliday junction resolvase RuvX: MRHLGVDVGDKRIGVALSDPMGMVATPLEVYNCVGAKKDVQYIAALANKHEVSKVIVGLPKNMNGTEGERAKLCREFADKLARRTKAEIIMHDERLTTVGAENVLISADVSRKKRKKVIDKLAAQLILQNYLDFKNR, translated from the coding sequence ATGAGACATTTAGGAGTAGACGTTGGAGATAAACGAATAGGGGTTGCCCTTAGTGATCCAATGGGCATGGTAGCTACACCTCTTGAAGTGTATAATTGTGTAGGGGCTAAAAAAGATGTACAATACATTGCTGCCCTAGCAAACAAACACGAAGTTAGTAAAGTAATTGTAGGTTTACCAAAGAATATGAATGGCACAGAGGGTGAAAGGGCAAAACTTTGCCGAGAGTTTGCAGATAAGTTAGCTCGTAGAACAAAAGCCGAAATTATAATGCATGATGAGCGCCTAACAACAGTTGGTGCCGAAAATGTTTTAATAAGTGCCGATGTTAGTAGAAAAAAGCGAAAAAAAGTGATAGATAAATTAGCAGCACAGCTTATTTTGCAAAATTATTTAGATTTTAAAAACCGCTAA
- the mltG gene encoding endolytic transglycosylase MltG, with product MSVKKSKLSIFRKNKYILVLTIIISLLVLFTSVRSIALLIKRSINDVVLVEVTPGSSPTHIAEILKDEGVIDSVFFFKLQVRLTGSAPKLKAGVYSFKPGTPIWRAIKKMVNGEVEQYDDIRITIPEGYNIKQMGVLFEEKGLFKADDFYKKAQEIELSYEWAKQIPEGLLWKYEGYLFPDTYDFRTVTTPQAVINKMAARFDSLIATKYADSDLKESYTLHELVSLAAVVEKEAVLDEERATIAGVFYNRLKIGQALQSCATVQYVLPVHREVLTTEDTKTDSIYNTYMHPGLPPGPISSVGIASFKAVLEPKESGYYYFNAIGGGKHYFSKTFDEHLKAIKKYK from the coding sequence ATGAGTGTCAAAAAAAGTAAGTTAAGCATATTCAGAAAAAATAAATATATTTTAGTTCTAACAATTATTATCAGCTTATTGGTGTTATTTACCTCAGTTAGAAGTATTGCCTTGCTTATAAAACGGAGTATAAATGATGTTGTTTTAGTAGAAGTTACTCCAGGTAGTTCTCCAACACATATCGCTGAAATACTTAAAGATGAAGGTGTTATAGATTCGGTATTTTTCTTTAAGTTGCAAGTACGGCTTACGGGAAGTGCTCCAAAACTGAAAGCAGGCGTGTATTCTTTTAAACCGGGAACTCCAATATGGAGAGCAATCAAGAAAATGGTTAACGGTGAGGTAGAGCAGTATGATGATATAAGAATCACTATTCCCGAGGGTTATAACATAAAACAAATGGGTGTTCTTTTTGAAGAAAAAGGACTTTTTAAGGCCGATGATTTTTATAAAAAAGCACAAGAAATTGAGTTATCCTATGAATGGGCTAAACAAATTCCGGAAGGGCTGTTATGGAAGTATGAAGGATACCTCTTTCCAGACACCTATGATTTTAGAACTGTAACTACACCACAAGCTGTTATAAATAAAATGGCAGCTAGGTTTGATTCATTGATAGCTACAAAATATGCTGATTCAGACCTAAAAGAATCATATACTCTTCATGAGTTGGTGTCTTTAGCAGCCGTAGTAGAAAAAGAAGCCGTTTTGGATGAAGAAAGAGCAACTATTGCTGGAGTATTCTATAATAGACTAAAAATAGGACAGGCATTACAGAGCTGTGCTACAGTTCAATACGTGTTACCAGTTCATAGAGAGGTCTTAACAACAGAAGATACAAAAACAGATTCAATATATAATACCTATATGCATCCAGGTTTACCCCCAGGGCCAATTTCATCAGTAGGCATCGCCTCTTTTAAGGCTGTGCTTGAGCCAAAAGAATCTGGCTATTACTATTTTAATGCTATAGGCGGAGGAAAACACTATTTTAGCAAAACCTTTGATGAACACTTAAAAGCTATAAAAAAATATAAGTAG
- a CDS encoding DUF1292 domain-containing protein — protein MSFREEEIVVLIDEDGAEVEFEIIEIFELKENKYAFLFPIADEDDEAVIMKIVKENEEEVLMDIEDDAEWNSVVEAWEDIIDELESEEESLELEQDSNQ, from the coding sequence ATGTCTTTTCGTGAAGAAGAAATTGTAGTTTTAATAGATGAAGATGGCGCAGAAGTAGAGTTTGAAATCATTGAAATCTTTGAGTTAAAAGAGAACAAATACGCTTTTTTATTTCCAATAGCTGACGAAGATGATGAAGCAGTTATTATGAAAATTGTAAAAGAGAATGAAGAAGAAGTTCTTATGGATATAGAAGATGATGCAGAATGGAACTCTGTTGTAGAGGCTTGGGAAGATATCATTGATGAGCTTGAGTCCGAAGAAGAGAGTCTTGAGCTAGAGCAAGATAGCAATCAATAA
- the alaS gene encoding alanine--tRNA ligase, with product MKTAELRKAFLDFFKSKNHYILPSHSLIPNNDKTLLWINCGMAPLKKYYSKQAVPPSPRMANSQKSLRTNDIDNVGKTDRHHTMFEMLGNFSIGDYFKDEAISWSWEFLTEILHLDESKLYVTINPKDDEAFNIWNKKVGLPKERIYRDEENFWEIGPGPCGPNSEIHYDRGEKYGCGSKNCQPGCECDRYLEIWNLVFTQYNRELDGSLTDLPFKNIDTGMSLERLASLVQEADSNYEIDIFMDIIKKVEEISTQKYNENNKVAMRVIADHIRTAVFAIADGALPSNEGRGYVIRRIIRRAIRYGKNLNMTKPFLHLLVGTVINTMKDHYDYLPEKQELAQRIILSEEERFLRTLEDGEKLIISIISQLKTQNKTQISGDNAFKLYDTYGFPLELTSEIAQENNCTVDTQGFSKAMKKQQERARNARKGQVGNVIADKKFEDVAEGGSFVGYNKLSVETELVAFSLVDSKKAKYNIEFLLKDTPFYAESGGQKADKGEVIADDFTISVVDVKKLPGNKIVHYGVYSGGEVTVNSIVKAVLNTEYRQAIKAHHTCTHLLHRALKNILGSHVNQAGSLVSADRLRFDFTHFESVTDEQIKAIQDEVNQEIFKGKPVITEEMSLENAVKDGATALFGEKYGDSVRVVSIADYSKELCGGTHLKSTAEAGTFIIISEGSIGSGIRRIEAVASKAAYEYISERLQAVNETTSFLKVTPKNLLNKIEELQSEISNLNKKNNDLQQKLFASSTGNLLNDSVDINGFTVLTKQVENLDMNALRQLGDSLKAKAPNSVLVLGSSVDNKVFLTAMVAEQPVKQGVHAGKIIKEIAKICGGGGGGKPQMAQAGGKKPEAIPQALSKALELIKEQLQ from the coding sequence ATGAAAACCGCTGAGTTAAGAAAAGCCTTTTTAGACTTTTTTAAGAGCAAAAATCATTATATTTTGCCTTCACACTCATTAATCCCCAACAATGATAAAACATTATTATGGATTAACTGTGGTATGGCACCATTAAAAAAATACTATTCAAAGCAGGCTGTTCCACCATCACCTAGAATGGCAAATAGTCAAAAGTCTTTGAGAACAAATGATATAGATAACGTAGGAAAAACAGATAGACATCATACTATGTTTGAGATGTTAGGAAATTTCTCTATAGGTGATTATTTTAAAGATGAAGCTATTTCTTGGTCTTGGGAGTTTCTAACAGAGATTTTACACTTAGATGAAAGCAAATTGTACGTAACTATTAATCCTAAGGACGATGAGGCATTTAATATTTGGAATAAAAAAGTGGGATTGCCTAAAGAAAGAATATATCGTGATGAAGAAAATTTTTGGGAAATTGGTCCTGGACCCTGTGGCCCTAATTCAGAAATACATTATGATCGTGGTGAAAAATACGGATGCGGTTCAAAAAATTGTCAACCAGGTTGCGAATGTGATAGGTATCTAGAGATTTGGAATTTAGTATTTACTCAATATAACCGAGAACTTGATGGTAGCTTAACTGATTTACCATTCAAAAATATTGATACAGGCATGAGCTTAGAGAGATTAGCTTCACTTGTTCAAGAAGCTGACTCTAATTATGAAATTGATATTTTTATGGATATTATCAAAAAAGTAGAAGAGATTTCTACCCAAAAATATAATGAAAACAACAAGGTAGCTATGCGTGTAATTGCTGATCATATCCGTACAGCAGTATTTGCAATTGCTGATGGTGCGCTTCCTTCTAATGAGGGTCGTGGTTATGTAATACGAAGAATTATTAGAAGGGCTATTCGTTATGGTAAAAACCTAAATATGACTAAGCCATTTTTACACCTTTTGGTAGGTACTGTTATTAATACCATGAAGGATCATTACGATTACTTGCCAGAAAAACAAGAGCTGGCTCAAAGAATAATATTAAGTGAAGAAGAGAGATTTTTACGAACACTTGAAGACGGTGAAAAGCTAATTATCTCTATTATATCTCAACTAAAAACACAAAATAAAACTCAAATTAGTGGTGATAATGCCTTTAAACTTTATGATACTTATGGATTTCCATTAGAGCTTACTTCTGAAATTGCCCAAGAGAATAACTGTACTGTTGATACTCAAGGGTTTAGCAAAGCCATGAAAAAACAACAGGAGCGAGCTCGTAACGCTCGTAAAGGACAGGTTGGTAATGTAATTGCCGATAAGAAGTTCGAAGATGTAGCTGAAGGTGGAAGTTTTGTTGGTTACAATAAGCTTAGTGTAGAGACAGAGTTAGTAGCTTTTAGCCTAGTAGATAGCAAAAAAGCTAAGTATAATATAGAGTTTTTACTAAAAGACACTCCGTTTTATGCTGAATCTGGTGGTCAAAAGGCAGATAAAGGTGAAGTAATAGCAGATGACTTTACTATTAGTGTAGTTGATGTTAAAAAACTACCAGGTAACAAAATTGTACATTATGGAGTTTATAGTGGTGGCGAAGTAACCGTTAATAGCATAGTTAAGGCTGTTTTAAATACAGAGTATAGGCAAGCAATTAAAGCCCATCATACCTGCACTCATTTATTGCATAGAGCCTTAAAGAATATTTTAGGTAGTCACGTTAATCAGGCTGGCTCTTTGGTATCAGCCGATAGACTACGTTTTGATTTTACGCATTTTGAGTCTGTAACCGATGAGCAAATTAAGGCTATTCAAGATGAAGTGAATCAAGAAATATTTAAGGGTAAGCCAGTTATCACCGAAGAAATGAGTTTAGAGAATGCTGTAAAGGACGGAGCTACTGCTTTATTTGGAGAAAAATATGGTGATAGTGTTAGAGTAGTTTCTATTGCAGATTACAGCAAAGAATTATGTGGTGGAACACACCTTAAGTCTACTGCTGAAGCAGGTACTTTTATTATTATTTCAGAGGGTAGTATAGGCTCTGGGATACGTAGAATTGAGGCAGTTGCTTCTAAGGCAGCCTATGAATATATTAGTGAAAGGCTACAAGCAGTTAATGAAACTACTTCGTTTTTAAAAGTAACCCCTAAAAACCTTTTAAATAAAATTGAAGAATTACAATCAGAAATAAGTAATCTTAATAAAAAAAATAATGACCTACAGCAAAAACTGTTTGCTTCCTCAACAGGCAATTTACTAAATGATAGTGTAGATATTAACGGTTTTACTGTTTTAACAAAACAAGTTGAAAATTTAGATATGAATGCCTTACGTCAACTGGGCGATTCATTAAAAGCAAAAGCACCAAATAGTGTATTGGTATTAGGTTCAAGCGTAGATAATAAAGTGTTTTTAACTGCAATGGTAGCTGAGCAACCAGTTAAGCAGGGCGTACATGCTGGTAAAATTATTAAAGAAATCGCTAAGATTTGTGGTGGCGGTGGTGGTGGAAAGCCCCAAATGGCTCAAGCCGGAGGTAAAAAACCTGAGGCCATACCACAGGCTCTAAGTAAAGCCTTAGAATTAATAAAAGAACAACTTCAATAG
- a CDS encoding aldo/keto reductase has protein sequence MKYNELGKTGIKVSQLCFGSLTLSPLQKNLSLIKSEQLIKQAYEKGINFIDTSEYYNNYDKIKAGINGISNDIVICSKTYAYEAKAARESVEKALRELNRDYIDIYCLHEQESHLTLKGHAEALIELTKLKEQGKIRAIGISTHYIAGVLAACEHPMIDIVQTITNYHGLGIVDGTMPEMLNAIKKLKDMNKAVYGMKPLGGGNLHRDIVKAFNYVKELSLVDSMAIGLQNKHELDFAVDYLCNNQYNKELLAELTKQQRKLHIASWCTGCGNCIRRCQQQALTLVDNKAVVDTTKCYLCGYCSQVCEEFCIKII, from the coding sequence ATGAAATACAATGAACTTGGTAAAACTGGAATAAAGGTTTCTCAGTTGTGTTTTGGTAGTTTAACACTAAGCCCATTACAGAAAAATCTAAGTCTAATAAAAAGCGAGCAGTTAATTAAACAGGCTTATGAAAAAGGCATTAACTTTATTGACACTTCTGAATATTATAATAACTATGATAAAATAAAAGCTGGTATTAATGGAATTAGCAATGATATTGTTATTTGCTCTAAAACTTATGCTTATGAAGCAAAGGCTGCTCGAGAAAGTGTTGAGAAAGCCTTAAGAGAGTTAAATAGAGACTATATTGATATTTATTGTTTACACGAGCAGGAATCGCATCTTACTTTAAAGGGGCATGCCGAAGCTTTAATTGAATTAACTAAATTAAAAGAGCAAGGCAAAATAAGAGCAATAGGCATATCTACTCATTATATTGCTGGAGTTTTAGCTGCATGTGAACATCCCATGATTGATATTGTGCAAACAATCACAAACTATCATGGATTAGGTATTGTTGATGGAACTATGCCTGAAATGTTAAACGCCATAAAAAAATTAAAAGATATGAACAAGGCTGTATACGGAATGAAGCCACTGGGTGGAGGTAATTTACACCGTGATATAGTAAAAGCCTTTAACTATGTTAAAGAACTTAGTCTAGTTGACTCAATGGCAATAGGTTTGCAAAACAAACATGAATTAGACTTTGCTGTAGACTATTTATGCAATAATCAGTATAATAAAGAGCTTTTAGCAGAGCTTACAAAACAACAGCGTAAATTACATATTGCCTCCTGGTGTACAGGGTGTGGTAATTGCATAAGAAGGTGTCAGCAACAGGCTTTAACGTTAGTTGATAATAAAGCAGTAGTAGATACTACTAAATGTTACTTATGCGGTTATTGTTCGCAGGTATGCGAAGAGTTTTGTATTAAAATTATCTAG
- a CDS encoding IreB family regulatory phosphoprotein — protein MSDFDSTVRFKFDNDKSKKINNMLAKVYDSLDYKGYNPVSQIVGYLLSGDPAYITSYQDARISITKYERDEILEILLNSYLKNNAIKK, from the coding sequence ATGAGTGATTTTGATAGTACCGTAAGATTTAAGTTTGATAACGATAAAAGTAAAAAAATTAATAATATGTTAGCAAAGGTTTATGATTCACTAGACTATAAAGGTTACAATCCAGTTAGTCAAATTGTTGGCTATCTTTTATCTGGTGACCCAGCTTACATTACAAGTTATCAAGATGCTAGAATCTCAATCACCAAGTATGAGAGAGATGAAATACTAGAGATATTACTAAACAGTTACTTAAAAAATAATGCCATAAAAAAATAA